The following are encoded together in the Raineyella sp. LH-20 genome:
- a CDS encoding aldo/keto reductase gives MTRIGQLEVNRLGLGCMGMSAVYGRPDPVEAAATLVHAVHRGVTMFDTADMYGSGHNERFIGTVLAPYRDEVVLASKTGILTVPGVGVPRGVDARPDRIRRAVDASLRRLGTDRIDLYYLHRVDPCVPIEESVGALAEAAAAGKVREIGVSEVTADELRRAHATHPIAAAQLEWSLFSRDKETEVIPTARELGIAVVCYSPLGRGMLTGSPAATTDLPLLDYRRFLPRWSRANVTANVAAVATVRAIADELGVTPGRVALAWLLAQGEDVIPIPGTKRRRYLEDNLAAADVCLSPAHLDVLGAIAPSGARYGFDPTGSIS, from the coding sequence ATGACGAGGATCGGCCAGCTCGAGGTGAACCGCTTGGGACTGGGCTGCATGGGCATGAGCGCTGTGTACGGCAGACCCGACCCGGTCGAGGCCGCAGCCACCCTCGTGCACGCGGTGCATCGGGGCGTGACCATGTTCGACACCGCCGACATGTACGGCAGCGGCCACAACGAACGGTTCATCGGCACGGTCCTCGCACCGTACCGGGACGAAGTGGTGCTCGCGTCGAAGACCGGCATCCTCACCGTCCCCGGCGTCGGAGTCCCCCGCGGAGTCGATGCCCGACCAGACCGGATCCGGCGAGCCGTGGATGCGTCGCTGCGCCGTCTCGGCACGGATCGGATCGACCTCTACTATCTGCATCGGGTCGACCCCTGCGTCCCGATCGAGGAGAGCGTCGGAGCCCTGGCGGAAGCAGCCGCCGCAGGCAAGGTGCGAGAGATCGGTGTCAGCGAGGTGACCGCGGACGAACTCCGACGAGCGCACGCCACCCACCCGATCGCCGCAGCCCAACTGGAGTGGTCCTTGTTCTCGCGCGACAAGGAGACCGAGGTCATCCCGACGGCACGCGAACTCGGCATCGCCGTCGTCTGCTACAGCCCGCTCGGACGGGGGATGCTCACCGGATCGCCGGCCGCCACGACGGACCTGCCGCTGCTCGACTACCGTCGGTTCCTGCCCCGATGGAGCCGTGCCAACGTCACCGCGAACGTCGCCGCCGTTGCCACCGTCCGGGCGATCGCGGACGAGCTGGGCGTCACCCCGGGCCGGGTGGCCTTGGCGTGGCTACTGGCGCAGGGCGAGGACGTGATCCCCATCCCGGGGACCAAGCGCCGCCGTTACCTCGAGGACAATCTCGCCGCCGCCGACGTGTGCCTGTCGCCCGCACATCTCGACGTCCTCGGCGCGATCGCGCCGAGCGGCGCGCGGTACGGGTTCGACCCGACCGGATCCATCAGCTGA
- a CDS encoding protein-L-isoaspartate O-methyltransferase, with the protein MSTVATISDILRVMRALGRVPFLPPAAQPYADIDAPLPIGHGQTNSQPSTVAAMVELLEVPVGGSVLDVGAGSGWTTAILGRLVGPSGRVIGVERVPDLTGRAAATLATLDMSWVEIHQAVPGRLGWPDGAPYDRILVSADADELPMELVDQLAPGGVMVIPVASVMHRIRREESGRLMDTHHGLYAFVPLIL; encoded by the coding sequence GTGAGCACCGTGGCCACGATTTCCGACATCCTGCGGGTGATGCGCGCGCTGGGTCGCGTCCCGTTCCTCCCGCCGGCAGCCCAGCCGTACGCCGACATCGACGCCCCGCTGCCGATCGGTCACGGCCAGACGAACTCCCAGCCGTCCACGGTGGCGGCCATGGTGGAACTGCTCGAGGTGCCGGTCGGCGGGTCGGTGCTCGATGTGGGCGCCGGCTCGGGGTGGACCACCGCGATCCTCGGCCGCCTGGTCGGGCCGTCCGGCCGGGTGATCGGGGTCGAGCGAGTGCCCGATCTGACCGGCCGGGCCGCCGCGACCCTGGCGACACTGGACATGTCGTGGGTCGAGATCCACCAGGCTGTCCCGGGCCGGCTCGGCTGGCCGGACGGCGCGCCGTACGACCGGATCCTGGTGTCGGCCGACGCGGACGAACTGCCGATGGAGCTCGTCGACCAGCTGGCCCCCGGTGGGGTGATGGTGATCCCGGTCGCATCGGTCATGCACCGGATCCGCCGCGAGGAATCGGGGCGCCTGATGGACACCCATCACGGGTTGTACGCGTTCGTGCCGCTGATCCTGTAG
- a CDS encoding flavin reductase family protein has translation MTDDDRRDEQIRATDFRAVFRRHAGGVAVVTAIGPDGPRGFTATSVVSVSVEPPYFAFSVNASSSSRAVIEAADSVVVNLLAAGQADVAARFAAPAQDRFAGIATETLPGGDVVLTGAVGWVQGRIEQRIDIAGSLLVVVRVLHAMLGPQAFPLIYVDHAYHRLTEDTRIG, from the coding sequence GTGACAGACGACGACCGGCGCGACGAGCAGATCCGTGCGACGGATTTCCGGGCTGTTTTCCGGCGGCATGCCGGTGGCGTCGCCGTCGTGACAGCCATCGGTCCCGACGGTCCACGCGGTTTCACCGCCACATCGGTGGTCTCCGTATCGGTGGAACCGCCCTATTTCGCCTTCTCGGTCAACGCGTCCTCGTCGTCGCGCGCGGTGATCGAGGCCGCCGACAGTGTCGTGGTCAATCTGCTTGCTGCCGGTCAGGCCGATGTCGCCGCGCGGTTCGCCGCCCCCGCCCAGGACCGGTTCGCCGGGATCGCCACCGAGACGCTGCCCGGTGGCGACGTGGTCCTCACCGGCGCGGTCGGCTGGGTGCAGGGCCGGATCGAGCAGCGGATCGATATCGCCGGAAGCCTGTTGGTGGTCGTACGGGTCCTGCACGCCATGTTGGGGCCGCAGGCCTTTCCCCTGATATACGTCGATCACGCCTACCACCGGCTGACCGAGGACACCCGGATCGGCTGA
- a CDS encoding peptidyl-tRNA hydrolase translates to MQLVVRRDRHVPTREVDVAEAAARAVVTLLADERTAPGGPWYDAVAYWSDDRIRKLVRRADGKRWDDVQALAGVTVTQPGPDGHATAAVRAFVPGPVRPLPRELDKLQVSGTQFAPAGESLTADAVVVIEVSPLIELTSGKLAAQCGHAAQLAWEAMDVATRRRWRADGFRVRLDRPDPAAWAATSRPVSVMDAGFTELDGPTETTRACW, encoded by the coding sequence ATGCAGCTCGTCGTACGCCGCGACCGGCACGTCCCGACCCGGGAGGTCGACGTGGCCGAGGCGGCCGCCCGGGCCGTCGTCACCCTGCTCGCCGACGAACGTACGGCGCCCGGCGGGCCGTGGTACGACGCTGTCGCGTACTGGTCGGACGACCGGATCCGCAAGCTCGTCCGCCGCGCCGACGGAAAGCGCTGGGACGACGTCCAGGCCCTCGCCGGGGTCACCGTCACCCAGCCGGGACCGGACGGCCATGCCACCGCGGCGGTCCGTGCGTTCGTGCCCGGACCGGTGCGCCCGCTGCCCCGCGAGCTCGACAAGCTGCAGGTGTCCGGCACGCAGTTCGCCCCTGCCGGGGAGAGCCTGACCGCGGATGCTGTTGTGGTGATCGAGGTCAGTCCGCTGATCGAGCTGACCAGCGGCAAGCTGGCCGCACAGTGCGGTCACGCCGCTCAGCTCGCCTGGGAAGCGATGGACGTGGCGACCCGGCGGCGGTGGCGGGCCGACGGCTTCCGGGTGCGGCTCGACCGCCCCGACCCGGCCGCCTGGGCGGCCACCTCGCGCCCCGTCTCCGTGATGGACGCCGGCTTCACCGAGCTCGACGGGCCGACGGAGACGACCCGGGCCTGTTGGTGA
- a CDS encoding transporter substrate-binding domain-containing protein, whose amino-acid sequence MDDDVRRELAPTGVLRASINLGNPVLAQGSPSHPSGVTVDLARELGRRLDVPVQLVCFDAARKSLAAVVDGAADLCFLAIDPARAEVLAFTAAYALIEGVFAVPQDSSIRTVEDVDQPGVRIGVKQGSAYDLFLSRELRFAEMVRGAEGTTVFRDHGLDVAAGIRQPITAFVAAGPGLRLIEPPFMQIEQAVAVPAGRTASAVRCVRRFVEDVKASGFVADALRRSGQDIAVAPAVDG is encoded by the coding sequence ATGGATGACGACGTCCGGCGCGAACTGGCGCCCACCGGCGTGTTGCGCGCCTCGATCAACCTGGGGAACCCGGTGCTGGCTCAGGGCAGTCCGTCGCATCCCTCCGGGGTGACCGTGGATCTGGCCAGGGAGCTCGGCCGACGACTGGACGTACCTGTCCAGTTGGTCTGTTTCGACGCGGCGCGCAAGTCCCTGGCCGCGGTGGTCGACGGCGCGGCTGACCTGTGCTTCCTGGCGATCGACCCGGCCCGTGCCGAGGTCCTCGCCTTCACCGCGGCGTACGCCCTGATCGAGGGGGTCTTCGCCGTGCCGCAGGACTCCTCGATCCGGACGGTGGAGGACGTGGATCAGCCGGGGGTGCGGATCGGGGTGAAGCAGGGGTCGGCCTATGACCTGTTCCTGTCCCGGGAGCTCCGGTTCGCGGAGATGGTCCGCGGTGCGGAGGGCACCACGGTCTTCCGCGATCACGGGCTGGACGTGGCCGCCGGGATCCGCCAACCGATCACTGCCTTTGTGGCCGCCGGCCCGGGTCTGCGCCTGATCGAGCCGCCCTTCATGCAGATCGAGCAGGCGGTCGCGGTGCCGGCGGGTCGTACGGCGTCCGCGGTGCGATGCGTACGTCGCTTCGTCGAGGATGTGAAGGCGTCCGGATTCGTCGCCGATGCGCTGCGGCGTTCCGGGCAGGACATCGCGGTCGCGCCCGCGGTTGACGGGTGA
- the rocD gene encoding ornithine--oxo-acid transaminase: protein MSTTTNPDTPTARFIHEEEEHLARNYDPLPVVVSTAEDVWVTDVEGKRYLDLLSAYSALNFGHRHPELVKAAVDQIGRLTLTSRAFRNDRLGAFATALAELCGKDLVLPMNTGAEAVETGIKAARAWAYRVKGVPADAARIIVAAGNFHGRTTTIVGFSDDPVTRDGFGPFTPGFVTVPYQDAAAIEAAIDENTAAVLIEPIQGEAGVIIPPPGYLRAVRELCTQHNVLLIADEIQSGLGRTGTTFACDREGVVPDLYLLGKALGGGILPVSAVVGDRDVLGVFSPGEHGSTFGGNPVAAAVGLRVVELLRTGEFQERAATLGHHLQGLLDALLGHGLTEVRVAGLWAGVDVEPSRGTGRDVAERLLARGVLVKDTHAQTIRLAPPLTIRVSDLDWAVEQLELVLQAR from the coding sequence ATGAGCACGACGACGAACCCTGACACGCCGACGGCGCGCTTCATCCACGAGGAGGAGGAGCACCTGGCGCGCAACTACGACCCGTTGCCGGTGGTCGTGTCGACCGCGGAGGACGTCTGGGTGACCGATGTGGAGGGCAAGCGCTACCTCGACCTGCTGTCCGCCTACTCGGCACTGAACTTCGGGCACCGCCATCCCGAGCTGGTCAAGGCGGCCGTCGATCAGATCGGCCGGCTCACTCTGACCAGCCGGGCGTTCCGCAACGACCGGCTCGGCGCCTTCGCCACCGCCCTTGCCGAGCTGTGCGGCAAGGACCTTGTGCTGCCGATGAACACCGGCGCGGAGGCCGTCGAGACCGGCATCAAGGCCGCACGCGCCTGGGCCTACCGGGTCAAGGGAGTGCCTGCCGACGCCGCGCGGATCATCGTGGCGGCGGGCAACTTCCACGGCCGTACGACCACGATCGTCGGGTTCAGCGACGACCCGGTGACCCGGGACGGGTTCGGGCCGTTCACGCCCGGTTTCGTCACCGTGCCGTACCAGGACGCCGCCGCGATCGAGGCGGCCATCGACGAGAACACCGCCGCCGTGCTCATCGAGCCCATCCAGGGCGAGGCCGGCGTCATCATCCCGCCGCCGGGCTATCTGCGGGCGGTCCGCGAGCTGTGTACGCAGCACAACGTTCTCCTCATCGCCGACGAGATCCAGTCCGGCCTCGGCCGTACGGGCACGACGTTCGCGTGCGACCGCGAAGGCGTCGTCCCCGACCTCTACCTGCTGGGCAAGGCACTGGGCGGCGGCATCCTGCCGGTGTCGGCCGTCGTCGGTGACCGCGACGTCCTCGGGGTGTTCAGTCCCGGCGAGCACGGGTCGACCTTCGGTGGCAATCCGGTCGCCGCGGCGGTCGGGCTGCGCGTGGTCGAGCTGCTCCGCACCGGCGAGTTCCAGGAACGCGCGGCGACGCTGGGTCACCACCTCCAAGGCCTGCTCGACGCGCTGCTGGGCCACGGCCTCACCGAGGTCCGCGTGGCCGGCCTCTGGGCGGGCGTCGATGTCGAACCGTCGCGCGGCACCGGCCGCGACGTGGCTGAGAGACTGCTGGCCCGCGGCGTGCTGGTGAAGGACACGCACGCCCAGACCATCCGCCTCGCACCTCCGCTGACGATTCGGGTCTCCGACCTGGACTGGGCGGTCGAACAGCTGGAGCTCGTCCTGCAGGCGCGGTGA
- a CDS encoding dihydrofolate reductase family protein, whose protein sequence is MAVRVDLNISLDGFVTTTDQTPENPENPMGEDWQRLTGAYAATRTFRERVLHDTSGEGTTGVDDTYARAYFAEVGAEIMGAGMFGLHDFPDDPDWRGWWGDEPPFRAPVFVLTHTAPRPSIEMAGGTTFHFLAVSPHEALDRALDAAGGKDVRVGGGATVVRDFLQAGLVDRLHVAIAPILLGRGIRLWDGLRGLESGYDVTAETAESGTIHLTFRR, encoded by the coding sequence ATGGCCGTTCGCGTTGATCTCAACATCTCACTGGACGGATTTGTCACCACGACCGATCAGACGCCGGAGAACCCGGAGAATCCGATGGGTGAGGACTGGCAGCGCCTGACCGGCGCGTACGCCGCGACCAGGACCTTCCGCGAACGCGTCCTGCACGACACCTCGGGTGAGGGCACGACCGGCGTCGACGACACATACGCGCGGGCCTACTTCGCCGAGGTCGGCGCCGAGATCATGGGCGCGGGGATGTTCGGTCTGCACGACTTCCCCGACGACCCGGACTGGCGGGGCTGGTGGGGCGACGAGCCGCCGTTCCGGGCCCCGGTGTTCGTCCTCACCCACACCGCTCCGCGGCCCTCGATCGAGATGGCCGGTGGCACGACCTTCCACTTCCTCGCGGTATCACCGCACGAGGCACTCGACCGGGCGCTCGACGCCGCCGGCGGCAAGGACGTACGCGTCGGCGGCGGAGCCACCGTCGTACGCGATTTCCTCCAGGCAGGGCTGGTCGATCGGCTCCACGTCGCGATCGCGCCCATCCTGCTCGGTCGCGGCATCCGCCTGTGGGATGGCTTGCGCGGTCTCGAATCCGGCTACGACGTCACCGCCGAGACGGCCGAGAGCGGCACGATCCACCTGACATTCCGACGGTAG
- a CDS encoding SRPBCC family protein, which translates to MPNYSRTEIVDAKPSDIFAILDDVTRTPEWLTRCTQLDKLSEGPTAVGTQLTYHYKDGNRTGVMDGAVVAREQDRKLTHRFTDSMMDVTVDFDVEPGPTADQTKLTHTITIATKGFGKIFTPMIKRQLPGQTIGAMTALKALAESAQA; encoded by the coding sequence ATGCCGAACTACTCCCGCACCGAGATCGTCGACGCCAAGCCTTCCGACATCTTCGCCATCCTTGATGACGTGACCCGTACGCCCGAGTGGCTCACGCGCTGCACGCAACTGGACAAGCTGTCGGAAGGGCCGACCGCCGTGGGCACCCAGCTGACGTACCACTACAAGGACGGCAACCGCACCGGCGTCATGGACGGCGCCGTCGTGGCTCGGGAGCAGGACCGCAAGCTGACGCACCGATTCACCGACTCCATGATGGACGTCACGGTCGATTTCGATGTCGAGCCCGGCCCGACCGCCGACCAGACCAAGCTCACCCACACGATCACGATCGCCACCAAGGGCTTCGGCAAGATCTTCACCCCGATGATCAAGCGGCAGCTGCCCGGCCAGACCATCGGCGCGATGACGGCGCTGAAGGCCCTGGCGGAGTCAGCACAGGCGTAG
- a CDS encoding helix-turn-helix domain-containing protein: MEQRRAKANRGPAAAAENRTAILQSARRLFATRGFRVPLTAIAQDAGVGQGVLYRHFPTRMALALAVVDENLTRIEQTAASGGPDLFDRVWREVVALIVTDVAFVETAVEANRTAVAAPPRERLTVVIAPLLDEARQAGSVDPALTLEDLFRALRAAYGLVVTAADADQAGRDVAALMGVLGLPAPDARQEPDVPLLRDVPQRPDVPQRPDV, from the coding sequence ATGGAACAGCGACGGGCGAAAGCGAACCGAGGTCCGGCCGCGGCGGCGGAGAACCGTACGGCGATCCTGCAGTCTGCCCGTCGCCTCTTCGCCACCCGCGGGTTCCGCGTCCCGCTCACCGCGATCGCGCAGGACGCGGGCGTCGGGCAGGGCGTGCTCTATCGGCACTTCCCCACCCGGATGGCCCTTGCGCTGGCCGTGGTCGACGAGAATCTGACCCGGATCGAACAGACCGCCGCATCCGGCGGGCCGGACCTCTTCGATCGCGTCTGGCGCGAGGTGGTGGCCCTCATCGTCACCGACGTCGCCTTCGTCGAGACGGCGGTGGAGGCGAATCGTACGGCCGTCGCCGCACCGCCCCGGGAACGTCTGACGGTCGTCATCGCGCCACTGCTGGACGAGGCCCGGCAGGCTGGATCAGTCGACCCCGCGCTCACTCTCGAGGATCTCTTCCGGGCGCTCCGTGCGGCGTACGGCCTGGTGGTGACCGCCGCCGACGCCGATCAGGCGGGCCGGGACGTGGCAGCGCTGATGGGTGTGCTGGGCCTGCCGGCACCGGACGCCCGGCAGGAACCCGATGTCCCGCTGCTGCGCGATGTCCCGCAGCGACCCGACGTCCCGCAGCGACCCGACGTCTGA
- a CDS encoding isochorismatase family protein has protein sequence MSAMAFLIVDAQNDFTEGGSLGVAGATVAYEHLRAHLAAHAADYRLLVTTQDWHIDPGPHWSATPDYVDSWPVHCQAGTRGAELAPLIETTLAQHVDLPRLAVRKGQHKAAYSGFEGTTGDDQPLAAALRERDITDLTVVGVATDHCVRATVLDALKEGFAVTVLTDQIAAVDAARGRAALAEMAEAGAVLR, from the coding sequence ATGTCAGCCATGGCGTTCCTGATCGTCGACGCCCAGAACGACTTCACCGAGGGCGGCTCCCTGGGGGTGGCCGGCGCCACCGTGGCGTACGAGCACCTGCGCGCCCATCTCGCCGCGCACGCCGCGGACTACCGGCTGCTGGTCACCACCCAGGACTGGCACATCGATCCCGGCCCGCACTGGTCGGCGACCCCCGACTACGTCGACAGTTGGCCGGTGCACTGCCAGGCCGGGACCCGTGGCGCCGAACTCGCCCCGCTGATCGAAACCACCCTCGCCCAACACGTCGACCTGCCCCGACTGGCGGTGCGCAAGGGCCAGCACAAGGCGGCCTACTCGGGTTTCGAGGGCACCACCGGCGACGACCAGCCGCTCGCCGCCGCGCTGCGGGAGCGCGACATCACCGACCTCACCGTCGTCGGCGTCGCCACCGACCACTGCGTCCGTGCCACGGTGCTGGATGCCCTGAAGGAGGGCTTCGCCGTCACCGTGCTCACCGACCAGATCGCCGCGGTGGACGCCGCCCGCGGGCGCGCCGCACTCGCCGAGATGGCCGAGGCCGGCGCCGTCCTGCGCTGA
- a CDS encoding TetR family transcriptional regulator yields MGRWEPDAAGRLRAAALELFTAVGYEETTVAAIADRAGVTSRTFFRYFADKPEVLFAGSEGLEVAMAAALAAAPEDASPRAALDAALDEAAALLVERSDFARRRHAVILRNPALLERETMKMARLTESLAAGLRDRGVTDPVATMMAHAGVAAFRVAFSAWVDEPAIDLRHTMADNLGALARYIGSSNP; encoded by the coding sequence ATGGGTCGATGGGAGCCGGATGCCGCCGGGCGGTTGCGCGCCGCAGCGCTGGAGTTGTTTACTGCCGTGGGCTACGAGGAGACGACCGTCGCCGCGATAGCTGACCGCGCCGGCGTCACGTCCCGGACCTTCTTCCGCTACTTCGCCGACAAGCCCGAGGTCTTGTTCGCAGGCTCGGAAGGCCTGGAGGTGGCGATGGCGGCCGCACTCGCGGCCGCTCCCGAGGACGCCTCGCCCCGGGCCGCTCTGGATGCGGCCCTCGACGAGGCCGCGGCACTGCTGGTGGAGCGCTCCGACTTCGCCCGGCGCAGGCACGCCGTGATACTGCGCAATCCGGCGTTGCTGGAGCGCGAGACGATGAAGATGGCCAGGCTGACCGAGTCCCTCGCCGCGGGTCTGCGCGATCGCGGCGTCACGGACCCGGTCGCGACCATGATGGCCCACGCCGGCGTCGCGGCGTTCCGTGTCGCCTTCAGCGCGTGGGTCGACGAGCCGGCGATCGACCTGCGGCACACCATGGCGGACAACCTGGGCGCTCTCGCCCGGTACATCGGCTCCAGTAACCCTTGA
- a CDS encoding TetR/AcrR family transcriptional regulator, giving the protein MDSTPERLVRRQARGLARIEALLSAAARVFARDGYERASTNAIAAEAGVSPGTFYQFFRDKQSIAIALGQRYAAALDEAHRAAFVGIDLQVADLRTLLDRVLDPMVAFKEKHAAYVTLFARPDTPGLLGGPVADAESAFERRVAEVLRSRDPALDADDAATAARTVFAVIRGGIAGLRVGSSELAELKTVIVGYLHERGIR; this is encoded by the coding sequence GTGGATTCCACTCCAGAGCGCCTCGTACGCCGCCAGGCCCGTGGTCTGGCGCGCATCGAAGCGCTCCTCTCGGCCGCCGCTCGCGTGTTCGCCCGCGACGGCTACGAGCGCGCCAGTACCAATGCGATCGCCGCCGAGGCCGGAGTGTCGCCAGGCACCTTCTACCAGTTCTTCAGGGACAAGCAGTCGATCGCCATCGCCCTGGGGCAGCGGTATGCGGCCGCGCTCGATGAGGCTCATCGGGCGGCGTTCGTCGGGATCGACCTGCAGGTGGCCGACCTGCGGACCCTCCTGGACCGGGTGCTCGATCCGATGGTCGCGTTCAAGGAGAAGCATGCCGCGTACGTGACCCTGTTCGCGCGACCGGACACCCCCGGTCTGCTCGGCGGCCCGGTGGCGGACGCCGAGTCGGCGTTCGAGCGGCGCGTCGCAGAGGTTCTGCGGAGCCGTGATCCCGCGCTGGATGCGGACGACGCAGCCACGGCGGCCCGGACCGTGTTCGCCGTCATTCGGGGTGGCATCGCGGGCCTGCGTGTCGGGTCGTCCGAGCTCGCCGAGCTCAAGACGGTGATCGTCGGCTACCTCCATGAACGCGGTATCCGCTGA
- a CDS encoding DNA-formamidopyrimidine glycosylase family protein, whose amino-acid sequence MPEAPELDAAAAFLRERTVGRTIERIDLGSFSVLKTADPPHTALVGARITDVGRRGKFLLLSCADAGSAADADVHLAVHLARAGWLRWHATNPKTVVKPGRGPLALRLVLDSGSSVDVTEAGTKKGVAAYVTADPATLPEIARLGPEAGRLSVEDLAAILAGTGSRIKTVITDQALMAGIGNGFSDDILHAARLSPYATAKALDLDEVTRLHTAIGQVLGTAAEAMAGRPLDRIKDIKHAGYRVHARTGVPCPVCGTDIAEVSFAERSLQYCPTCQTGGRRLSDRRMDRLLK is encoded by the coding sequence ATGCCGGAAGCCCCCGAGCTCGACGCCGCCGCGGCCTTCCTGCGGGAACGCACCGTGGGGCGGACGATCGAGCGTATCGACCTCGGCTCATTCTCCGTGCTGAAGACGGCCGACCCGCCGCACACCGCCCTGGTCGGTGCCCGGATCACCGACGTCGGGAGGCGCGGCAAGTTCCTGCTGCTGAGTTGTGCGGACGCAGGGTCGGCGGCGGATGCGGACGTCCACCTCGCCGTCCACCTGGCCCGCGCGGGTTGGCTGCGCTGGCACGCCACCAACCCGAAGACAGTGGTCAAGCCCGGCCGCGGCCCGCTGGCCCTGCGGCTGGTGCTGGACTCCGGGTCCTCGGTCGACGTGACCGAGGCCGGCACCAAGAAGGGTGTGGCGGCGTACGTCACCGCCGACCCCGCGACGCTGCCGGAGATCGCGCGGCTCGGACCGGAAGCGGGTCGGCTGTCGGTCGAGGACCTGGCGGCGATCCTGGCCGGCACCGGGTCCCGGATCAAGACGGTGATCACCGACCAGGCACTGATGGCAGGCATCGGCAACGGGTTCTCCGACGACATCCTGCACGCGGCGCGGCTGTCGCCGTACGCGACGGCGAAGGCGCTCGACCTCGACGAGGTCACCCGACTGCACACCGCGATCGGGCAGGTGCTTGGCACCGCCGCCGAGGCGATGGCGGGGCGTCCGCTGGACCGGATCAAGGACATCAAACACGCCGGCTATCGGGTGCATGCCCGCACCGGGGTGCCGTGCCCGGTGTGCGGCACCGACATCGCCGAGGTCTCCTTCGCCGAGCGGTCGCTGCAGTACTGTCCGACCTGCCAGACCGGGGGCCGACGGCTCAGCGACCGGCGGATGGACCGGTTGCTGAAGTGA
- a CDS encoding SDR family oxidoreductase, protein MRVFITGGTGLIGSAVVTELLDHGHQALALARSEASAEKLRAAGAEPVRGSLADHDVLRAAIAGVDGVIHLAFSNDFSSPEALAAGIAEEAAALEVIGAALVGSNRPLVTCSGTPVAEGRPATEDDPLSLDGPVGGRSRAVTAALSLAGHGVRASAVRLPRTVHKDGTGGFAGLLTQIARENGAATYPGDGTQRWPAVHAADAAALFRLALEKAPAGSSWHAVDDEGDRIRDIVDVIGRRLGLPVVAVPAETFGPLGPIFAADQPASSRRTRDMLGWTPTHPSLLADLENITA, encoded by the coding sequence ATGCGCGTCTTCATCACCGGCGGCACCGGCCTGATCGGCTCGGCGGTCGTCACAGAACTCCTCGACCACGGCCACCAGGCCCTCGCTCTCGCGCGCTCGGAGGCATCTGCCGAGAAGCTGCGGGCCGCCGGAGCAGAACCGGTCCGCGGCAGCCTCGCTGACCACGACGTCCTCCGAGCCGCCATCGCCGGGGTCGACGGCGTCATTCATCTCGCCTTCAGCAACGACTTCAGCAGCCCGGAGGCGCTCGCTGCCGGCATCGCCGAGGAGGCGGCCGCCCTGGAGGTCATCGGGGCAGCGCTCGTCGGCAGCAACCGTCCCCTGGTCACCTGCTCGGGGACCCCGGTCGCCGAGGGACGGCCCGCCACCGAGGACGACCCGCTCTCGCTCGACGGCCCGGTCGGCGGCCGCAGCCGCGCCGTGACTGCCGCGCTGAGTCTCGCCGGGCACGGCGTCCGCGCCTCGGCGGTCCGACTGCCTCGTACGGTCCACAAGGACGGCACCGGCGGCTTCGCCGGGCTGCTCACCCAGATCGCGCGCGAGAACGGCGCGGCCACCTACCCGGGCGACGGCACCCAGCGGTGGCCCGCCGTGCATGCGGCCGATGCCGCCGCACTCTTCCGTCTCGCACTCGAGAAGGCGCCGGCCGGGTCGTCCTGGCACGCCGTCGACGACGAGGGTGATCGGATCCGCGACATCGTCGACGTCATCGGCCGACGGCTCGGACTCCCGGTCGTTGCCGTTCCGGCCGAGACGTTCGGGCCGCTCGGGCCGATCTTCGCCGCCGACCAGCCCGCGTCCAGCCGGCGGACGAGGGACATGCTGGGATGGACCCCGACCCATCCTTCGCTGCTCGCCGACCTGGAGAACATCACCGCCTGA
- a CDS encoding VOC family protein produces the protein MARVMQFDHVGITVADLEAATAFFAGLGLEVEGRTFVEGEFIDTVTGIPDSRTEIVMLRPRGGGTGVELSSFVRPDHTPGSPTAMANELGLRSVCFEVDDLRAALDGLAAEGYGVIGGIGEYESTWRMAYVRGPEGIVVALTERID, from the coding sequence ATGGCACGCGTGATGCAGTTCGACCATGTCGGGATCACCGTCGCGGACCTCGAGGCGGCCACGGCGTTCTTCGCCGGACTCGGTCTCGAGGTCGAGGGCCGCACCTTTGTGGAGGGTGAGTTCATCGACACGGTCACCGGCATCCCGGACTCGCGGACCGAGATCGTCATGCTGCGGCCGCGTGGTGGCGGGACCGGGGTGGAGCTTTCGAGCTTCGTCAGGCCCGACCACACTCCCGGATCACCCACCGCGATGGCCAATGAACTGGGGCTGCGCAGTGTCTGCTTCGAGGTCGATGACCTCCGGGCGGCCCTCGACGGTCTGGCCGCCGAGGGATACGGGGTGATCGGCGGGATCGGTGAGTACGAGAGCACCTGGCGGATGGCGTACGTACGTGGACCGGAAGGAATCGTGGTCGCGCTGACCGAGCGGATCGACTGA